One window from the genome of Pungitius pungitius chromosome 14, fPunPun2.1, whole genome shotgun sequence encodes:
- the cfd gene encoding complement factor D yields MESHRDLLVTAAVFLFALISHSEGILGGREAAPHSRPYMASIQVLEGEEMKHECGGFVIADQWVMTAVHCLPTGPNGRKVVLGVHSLSEPEQTKQTFDILELHNHPDFKELNYDNDIALIKLDRPFSATEAVKAVQFLRAGGTNPVTGAEVETAGWGSLDNLGSRPDKLKEVVVEVFSPDLCGRSDHYGEKFTDNMMCAHRVCPRPCRQAQKKEDSCDGDSGGPLLYNGTAVGITSNGGQKCGQVRKPGVYTIISRYSEWIDSTMAPRPEPTPEQRR; encoded by the exons ATGGAGTCACACAGAGACCTTCTGGTGACTGCTGCTGTTTTCCTCTTCGCCCTCATTTCACACA GCGAGGGCATCCTCGGAGGCAGAGAGGCGGCGCCTCACTCTCGGCCCTACATGGCCTCCATCCAGGtgctggaaggagaggagatgaaacaCGAGTGTGGAGGGTTTGTGATCGCCGATCAATGGGTGATGACTGCGGTCCACTGCCTGCCGACGGG GCCGAATGGAAGGAAGGTGGTGCTGGGAGTCCATTCTCTGAGCGAGCCCGAACAGACCAAGCAGACCTTTGATATTCTGGAACTTCACAATCACCCTGACTTCAAAGAGTTAAATTACGATAATGACATTGCATTAATTAAG ctggatcGTCCATTCAGCGCCACTGAAGCCGTCAAAGCGGTGCAGTTCCTGAGGGCCGGCGGCACGAACCCCGTAACGGGTGCAGAGGTGGAGACGGCCGGGTGGGGGTCCCTGGATAACCTGGGGTCCCGACCCGACAAGCTCAAGGAGGTGGTCGTTGAGGTGTTCAGCCCGGATCTGTGCGGACGCAGTGACCACTACGGGGAGAAGTTCACCGACAACATGATGTGTGCCCACAGAGTTTGTCCCAGACCCTGCAGACAAGCTCAGAAGAAGGAGGACAGCTGTGAC GGCGACTCCGGGGGCCCTCTGCTCTACAACGGCACCGCGGTGGGCATCACTTCCAACGGAGGGCAGAAGTGTGGCCAGGTCAGGAAGCCCGGAGTTTACACGATCATCTCCCGATACAGCGAGTGGATCGACAGCACCATGGCCCCCCGGCCGGAGCCAACGCCGGAGCAACGCCGGTGA
- the ky gene encoding uncharacterized protein ky, producing MSAEVAIQKFSFPFSCAARSPQRHEAKAPDPRELPESGTSRQARPVAVIGAAGQNEKRTERPKPPDGGGAPAAPQRAAAPRPGAPEKPAASGDEDQRPAAKRQLSSESAARTVTAVKKSAVRKEPKAHLGQRGGEPPPAAGRRRSRGDLFASSEVFARVDSHVVRAGAELKEKCVYDVKSIVQSITHGARNELERLRAIWVWLCHNIEYDVSGYLGHSEKLSSPEEVIAAGRGVCCGYSSLCTEMCREVGIECQEVPGHSKGIGYLQGQSLKNVKSDHLWNCVLLGGHWFLLDACWGAGRVDVQRESFVKRFDDFYFLTDPVEFIESHFPDEEKWQLLDAPIPLEEFERRVFKTSAFFTMGLRLIQPHYFHILTDDGEANVCLSFSRPTTFTYEITQHQDLLHCGAPEQRESSGSSFGLLTVSHRSMKLQLLPPASGAYDVKVFARPEAATTALVWVCSFTVECPIPRAMEEIPENPFLSWGLQPAAGCLGVAGSSRGSEAAEAEEGVFQLALKTSRPLMMLCELVHPGLEAAVAKRCLATQIQPDALACHVLCPARGFYRLSVFVRDYERTEAKFQNAGNFLLHCKGKVVGPDQLYPPNLGSACGPGTRTLEAGLSKFSHATALVSTQQGKCNVTFHNQRDLELHAVLGREEDRPAAFPLSRQLFCTYTDSKVTVSVSLPDAGVYRLGLYARVTPGGDFSPMCDFVLRNSCDRPGPPFPAVFSAWRRGCVLFEPRVGVLERLARVRFRVRVPGAQRVSVMGETRTDLKLNKSRVWEGEVFSGSGLQPLKLAAASGESGDMAVLLTFDIEQLGGDL from the exons AGAGGACGGAGAGGCCAAAGCCTCCGGATGGGGGGGGCGCTCCGGCCGCCCCCCAGCGGGCCGCGGCCCCCAGGCCGGGCGCGCCCGAGAAACCGGCGGCCTCGGGGGACGAAGACCAGCGGCCGGCGGCCAAGAGGCAGCTGTCGTCCGAGAGCGCCGCCCGGACCGTCACCGCGGTGAAGAAGAGCGCCGTGAGGAAGGAGCCCAAGGCCCACctggggcagagggggggggagccgccCCCGGcagccgggaggaggaggagccgaggGGACCTGTTCGCCAGCTCGGAGGTCTTCGCCAGGGTCGACTCTCACGTCGTCAGGGCGGGAGCAGAG ctgaaggaaaagtgtgtgtatgATGTGAAGAGCATAGTGCAGAGCATCACACATGGAGCCAGAAATGAGCTGGAGAGGCTTCGTGCCATCTGGGTCTGGCTGTGCCACAACATCG AGTACGATGTAAGCGGGTACCTGGGCCACTCGGAGAAGCTGAGCTCCCCGGAGGAGGTGATCGCCGCCGGTCGGGGGGTCTGCTGTGGCTACTCCAGCCTCTGTACGGAGATGTGCAG GGAGGTGGGCATTGAGTGCCAGGAGGTGCCGGGCCACAGTAAGGGCATCGGGTACCTTCAGGGCCAGAGCCTGAAGAACGTGAAATCCGATCACCTGTGGAACTGTGTGCTGCTGGGAGGGCACTGGTTCCTGTTGGACGCCTGTTGGGGAGCCGGACGAGTAGATGTGCAACGCGAAAGCTTCGTCAAAAG GTTCGACGATTTCTATTTCCTGACGGACCCGGTCGAGTTCATAGAATCGCACTTCCCCGATGAGGAGAAGTGGCAGCTCCTGGACGCGCCCATCCCCCTGGAAGAGTTTGAGAGGAGGGTCTTCAAGACCTCCGCCTTCTTCACGATGGGTCTCAGGCTGATCCAGCCTCACTACTTCCACATCCTCACAG ATGACGGCGAGGCCAACGTGTGCCTCAGCTTCTCCAGGCCAACGACCTTCACCTACGAGATCACACAGCACCAGGACCTCCTGCACTGCGGAGCCCCGGAGCAGAGGGAGTCCAGCGGCTCCTCCTTCGGCCTCCTGACGGTCTCCCACCGGAGCAtgaagctgcagctgctgccgcCCGCGAGCGGCGCGTACGACGTCAAGGTGTTCGCCCGGCCCGAAGCCGCCACCACGGCCCTGGTCTGGGTCTGCTCCTTCACGGTGGAGTGTCCGATCCCCAGGGCCATGGAGGAGATCCCGGAGAACCCCTTCCTGTCTTGGGGCCTGCAGCCGGCTGCCGGGTGCCTGGGAGTCGCGGGCAGCAGCCGCGGCAGCGAGGCCGCCGAGGCGGAGGAGGGCGTCTTCCAGTTGGCGCTGAAGACGTCCAGGCCGCTGATGATGCTGTGCGAGCTGGTCCACCCGGGGTTGGAGGCCGCCGTGGCCAAGCGCTGCCTGGCGACCCAGATCCAGCCGGACGCCCTGGCGTGCCACGTCCTGTGCCCGGCGCGCGGCTTCTACCGGCTCTCGGTGTTTGTGCGGGACTACGAGAGAACGGAGGCCAAGTTCCAGAACGCCGGGAACTTCCTGCTGCACTGCAAAGGGAAGGTGGTGGGGCCGGACCAGCTGTATCCTCCGAACCTGGGCTCGGCGTGCGGGCCGGGCACCCGCACGCTGGAGGCGGGGCTGTCCAAGTTCAGCCACGCGACGGCGCTGGTGAGCACCCAGCAGGGAAAGTGCAACGTCACCTTCCACAACCAGCGGGACCTGGAGCTCCACGCGGTGCTCGGCCGAGAGGAGGACAGGCCGGCGGCCTTCCCGCTGTCACGGCAACTCTTCTGCACGTACACGGACAGCAAGGTGACGGTGAGCGTCAGCCTGCCGGACGCCGGCGTGTACCGGCTGGGCCTGTACGCCAGGGTCACCCCCGGCGGAGACTTCAGCCCCATGTGCGACTTTGTCCTGAGGAACAGCTGCGATCGGCCGGGGCCGCCGTTCCCCGCCGTCTTCTCCGCCTGGAGGAGAGGCTGCGTGCTCTTCGAGCCCCGCGTGGGCGTCCTGGAGCGCCTCGCCCGGGTCCGCTTCAGGGTGAGGGTCCCCGGGGCCCAGAGGGTGAGCGTGATGGGAGAGACGCGGACCGACCTGAAACTGAACAAGAGCAGAGTCTGGGAGGGCGAGGTCTTCAGCGGCAGCGGCCTCCAGCCTCTCAAACTGGCCGCCGCCTCGGGGGAGTCCGGTGACATGGCGGTGCTGTTGACCTTTGACATCGAGCAGCTGGGGGGAGACCTCTAG
- the dnaaf9 gene encoding uncharacterized protein C20orf194 homolog: protein MAGIRRVNGKLSGINPAVSCSRLRQVQSLLGDGGPAAPEGVLCSLGIDSRYNDGCTELAKYLFYGLYGRNQLNIEHVLEEFPDEMLDDVILLIKPQCVHLYCNPMNYSYLLPYVSHWRNLHLYCMAEAEYEDEEAAEEFKISSFVTMVQDCYRIGVPYSSQGHVQRFDMFMVEKWPLIQAFALEGIGGGSFFTMKYKLMDMSEKLWQVYNRLDPVSLENLLTEDLVNFEKQWSGFFSSMDLENHLSILELSEAQAGETFRSYYSHGLISSNITDKSKSQQPFVLFGKHSSSEDLEAYSFNFPSESHQVRNTGLEASAARHMILQCVAPKGPLACSRTYFFGTTHSPYLGNPKSAQKNTEVLLLSQVYSAAVEAVLSGIKCYSFTSSATKAKDVAENTFLVLLDSMNLSQYSSSLRSKCEFGIQAVNMQGRIIPLTDRDSRYVVKTASMTVRDIPDLQGGRGDLGSVVFSESFLESGINIQQKDGTVSSDSCYTILTATVPRYACWLMESDFKLSEQAQRLAKNEEGTCVGGALTAAEAAYVISSSQLSAPEEGKIVFLSEGLLFIHPQHGSITLSKDHISSIKFYDPACGAVASLLVEYDSGLLPHLPFALHSADRCLLFALQPRSKSHRSFYSKVLSVWKKSDSGLNLQMVEQKHLSWNQKNMHTRLQKLHDSQEPPVAKRRGSLKASYCQLPEQDMFLQHFALSSIGQEPILYDHLGVLFTSAELREPVSLHGDKVIVTIITGLPGSHKKSLCDFLVQLNKEHGRWLVYRPGSDRCGGFSASDLQQYMSGLLESQRGLRDKPRLLVLCPGYTDVVDVVQAVLFHPDPVVQARFTVGAVTACVDPLASCVEHRFAFPKLLEQCSQGVVSVVVFTGGTAEQKHPLVQHVQQLVRSANPTAAFILAERGAVTRNEDVNLIFSESSFSEPQMLRARYVLYPGWCRGRFSCGCGCLVVSQQRVAFSRPLERLLFVPACKALKSSLRPTPYRGNVYNVWGKLRFSDSEQLMEVSYNTLSGSLGVVPARGADPLTPGASCFLVFDGVGLTEDGLKDWLRLCAKQKQKKKPKKTKNSLSPQEIKSIHTARHLDPLPQGYFYNGHQYVDIFGEKLSFHPYMEDFIKEYLAEANKEVELFNRQLDLQGQPDLFDPR, encoded by the exons ATGGCCGGTATAAGGAGAGTTAACGGGAAATTATCGGGAATTAACCCGGCTGTCAG TTGCAGTCGCCTGCGTCAGGTTCAGTCTCTGCTCGGTGACGGAGGCCCCGCTGCTCCCGAAGGCGTCCTCTGCTCCCTGG GGATTGACAGCAGATATAATGACGGGTGCACTGAGCTGGCCAAGTACCTGTTCTATGGGCTCTATGGGAGAAACCAGCTGAACATTGAACATGTCCTCGAGGAGTTTCCTGATGAAATGCTGGATG ATGTAATCCTGCTGATCAAGCCACAATGTGTTCATCTGTACTGCAACCCGATGAACTACAGTTACCTGCTGCCCTACGTGTCCCACTGGAGGAACCTGCATCTCTACTGCATGGCGGAGGCGGAG TACGAAGACGAGGAAGCAGCTGAAGAATTCAAGATCTCCAGTTTCGtcacaatggtgcaggactGCTATCGCATTGGAGTACCTTACAGCTCCCAAG GACACGTCCAGCGGTTCGACATGTTCATGGTGGAAAAGTGGCCCCTGATTCAAGCATTTGCCCTGGAAGGCATCGGTGGAGGCAGCTTTTTTACCATGAAGTACAAG CTGATGGACATGAGTGAGAAGCTGTGGCAAGTTTACAACAGACTGGACCCAGTGTCCCTGGAGAATCTGCTCACTGAG GACTTGGTGAACTTTGAGAAGCAGTGGAGTGGCTTTTTCTCCAGCATGGACCTGGAGAACCACCTGTCCATCCTGGAGCTATCCGAAGCACAGGCAGGAGAG ACATTCCGTTCGTATTACTCTCACGGACTGATCTCAAGCAACATCACCGATAAAAG TAAAAGTCAGCAGCCCTTTGTGCTGTTTGGAAAGCATTCCTCCTCAGAGGATTTGGAGGCGTATTCGTTCAACTTTCCCTCAGAGAGTCACCAGGTCCGGAACACAGGACTTGAGGCTTCTGCAGCCAGACACATG ATTCTGCAGTGTGTGGCTCCCAAAGGACCTCTGGCCTGCTCTCGGACCTATTTCTTTGGGACCACCCACTCTCCATACCTCG GAAACCCAAAATCAGCGCAGAAGAACACCGAAGTATT ACTTCTGTCACAGGTGTATTCGGCTGCTGTTGAAGCCGTCCTGTCAGGAATCAAATGCTACTCGTTCACCTCGAGTGCCACCAAG GCCAAGGATGTAGCAGAGAACACCTTTCTAGTGCTGCTGGACTCGATGAATTTAAGTCAGTACAGCAGTTCTCTCAG GTCCAAATGTGAATTTGGCATACAAGCAGTGAATATGCAAGGAAG gatcatTCCTCTGACTGACAGAGACAGCCGTTACGTAGTAAAAACA GCCTCAATGACTGTGCGTGACATCCCAGACctgcagggggggcggggcgacCTGGGCTCGGTGGTCTTCTCTGAATCCTTCTTGGAGTCCGGCATCAACATCCAACAGAAAG ATGGCACTGTGTCCTCAGACAGCTGCTACACCATCCTGACTGCGACTGTGCCGCGGTACGCCTGCTGGCTG ATGGAATCTGACTTCAAGCTGTCTGAGCAAGCCCAACGTCTTGCTAAG AACGAGGAAGGCACGTGTGTGGGAGGAGCTCTGACTGCAGCTGAGGCTGCGTACGTGATCTCCAGCAGCCAGCTCTCCGCTCCAGAAGAAG GGAAGATTGTTTTCCTGTCTGAGGGCCTCCTGTTTATCCATCCTCAACATGGAAGCATCACACTGTCCAAAGAtcacatcagctccatcaaGTTCTATGACCCG GCTTGCGGCGCCGTGGCATCCCTCCTGGTGGAGTATGACAGCGGCCTTCTCCCCCACCTCCCGTTCGCCCTCCACAGCGCTGACCGCTGTCTGCTGTTCGCCCTGCAGCCCAGATCCAAGAGCCACAGGTCCTTCTACTCCAAG GTTTTGTCAGTGTGGAAAAAATCCGATTCTGGACTTAATCTGCAAATGGTGGAGCAAAAGCACCTGAGCTGGAACCAGAAGAACAT gcaCACTCGGCTGCAGAAGCTGCACGACAGTCAGGAGCCGCCAGTGGCCAAACGCCGGGGCAGCCTGAAGGCTTCCTACTGCCAGCTGCCGGAGCAGGACAT GTTCCTTCAGCACTTTGCCCTGAGTAGTATCGGTCAGGAGCCCATTCTGTACGACCACCTCGGGGTTCTGTTCACCTCTGCAGAGCTGAGGGAACCAGTGAGCCTTCACGGAGACAAG GTCATCGTCACCATCATCACCGGATTACCGGGAAGCCATAAGAAAAGCCTCTGCGACTTCCTGGTCCAGTTGAACAAGGAACATGGAAG GTGGCTGGTGTACCGGCCGGGTTCTGACCGCTGCGGCGGCTTCTCCGCCTCGGACCTGCAGCAGTACATGTCCGGCCTGCTGGAGAGCCAGAGAGGCCTCAGAGACAAACCCCGACTGCTGGTGCTCTGTCCTGG ATACACGGACGTTGTGGACGTGGTCCAGGCTGTGCTTTTCCACCCGGACCCGGTTGTCCAAGCGCGTTTCACCGTCGGCGCCGTCACAGCTTGTGTGGACCCCCTGGCCTCCTGCGTGGAGCACAG GTTTGCTTTCCCTAAACTTTTGGAGCAGTGCAGCCAAG GTGTCGTGAGCGTGGTGGTGTTCACGGGGGGCACAGCGGAGCAGAAGCACCCTCTCGTGCAGCACGTCCAGCAGCTGGTGCGCTCCGCCAACCCCACCGCCGCCTTCATACTGGCCGAGAGAGGAGCTGTCACcag GAACGAGGACGTGAACCTGATCTTTTCTGAGAGCAGCTTCAGTGAGCCACAGATGCTGAGAGCGCGTTACGTCCTCTACCCCGGATG GTGCAGAGGGCGCTTCTCCTGCGGCTGCGGGTGTCTGGTCGTCTCCCAGCAGCGCGTGGCTTTCAGCCGGCCCCTGGAGAGGCTCCTGTTCGTCCCCGCCTGTAAAG CACTCAAGTCATCCCTCAGGCCGACCCCCTACCGAGGAAATGTGTACAATGTTTGGGGAAAACTCCGATTCTCTG ACTCggagcagctgatggaggtgaGCTACAACACGCTGAGCGGGAGCCTCGGCGTGGTCCCGGCCCGCGGCGCCGACCCCCTGACCCCGGGCGCGTCCTGCTTCCTGGTCTTTGATGGCGTGGGCCTCACAGAGGACGGCCTGAAGGACTGGCTCAGGCTGTGCGCCAAGCAG aagcagaaaaagaaaccgAAGAAGACTAAAAACTCCCTTTCACCACAAGAAATCAAGAGCATCCAT ACGGCCAGACACCTGGACCCGCTACCACAGGGCTACTTCTACAACGGTCACCAGTATGTGGACATCTTTGGAGAAAAACTGAGCTTCCATCCCT ACATGGAGGACTTCATCAAGGAGTACCTTGCCGAAGCCAACAAAGAGGTCGAGCTGTTCAACCGCCAGTTGGATCTGCAGGGACAGCCGGACCTGTTTGACCCGCGATAG
- the LOC119227877 gene encoding uncharacterized protein LOC119227877 has protein sequence MRQMMVVMSTVELWSSLKALQRGSSEDKQVSLTFSSLGPNQVCDVALDGRTATLLFEDLKQDTAEDGLRWAIDASFKSCTDGVTTFLLLIQGAHYTARERRMVETLQAHFGAEALRYLIVISLEDAKVADTLDDALLELLNVCDGRYCRITSSAAQNGLGALLKMQDRVLGENGVAGYTEAMLTEARRRSTEDSAMQILRRKAHEAGEQERAFKQRVQQQEARRAKEMEELKARQAEERKRESAGKRQHETKRESLEEAVMSHGAMLQIHTTATDDNDTRKMSAILLGLSGSGKSSALNLILKRAGNQYSTDESAPEPPQRLILVDTPELWDEDGVEHLELVKDCLALSLPGPHVFLLVLQVERFTQGECQMLGHLQRIFGRDLAEHAVVLLVRLDGDRRRPQAINDHVAGAHAALRDLIRKCGSRFYELNLSQSQNAVSYPQVRDLLSGMDKLVASHGGRSYTSRRCTTHGLNCMKTRLFV, from the exons ATGAGGCAGATGATGGTGGTCATGTCCACCGTGGAGCTATGGTCCTCTTTGAAGGCTTTGCAGCGCGGGTCGTCGGAGGACAAGCAAGTCAGCTTGACCTTCAGTTCTCTGGGGCCAAACCAGGTCTGTGACGTGGCGCTGGACGGTCGCACGGCCACGTTGCTTTTTGAAGACCTGAAACAAGACACGGCGGAGGACGGCCTCAGGTGGGCGATAGATGCCAGCTTCAAGTCCTGCACAGATGGAGTCACCACATTTCTGCTGCTGATCCAAGGCGCCCATTACACCGCGAGGGAGAGAAGAATGGTGGAGACCCTGCAGGCCCACTTCGGAGCGGAGGCTTTGAGGTACCTGATAGTCATCTCTCTGGAAGACGCCAAGGTCGCCGACACACTGGACGACGCCCTCCTGGAGCTGCTGAACGTGTGCGACGGAAGGTACTGCAGGATCACGTCGTCCGCAGCCCAAAACGGGCTGGGCGCTCTACTCAAGATGCAGGACCGCGTGCTGGGCGAGAACGGCGTGGCGGGCTACACGGAGGCCATGCTGACCGaagccaggaggaggagcacggaAGACTCGGCCATGCAGATCCTGAGACGGAAGGCGCACGAGGCGGGGGAGCAGGAGCGGGCGTTCAAGCAACGCGTCCAACAGCAAGAGGCGAGGAGGGccaaggagatggaggagctgaaggcgaGACAGGCCGAGGAACGAAAGAGGGAGTCGGCGGGAAAAAGGCAACACGAGACCAAGAGGGAGAGCCTGGAGGAGGCGGTGATGAGCCACGGGGCCATGCTGCAGATCCACACCACAGCCACCGATG ATAACGATACAAGGAAGATGTCGGCCATCTTGTTGGGTCTTTCTGGCAGCGGCAAGTCCTCCGCCCTGAATCTCATCCTGAAGAGGGCAGGCAACCAGTACTCGACCGATGAGTCCGCCCCCGAACCCCCTCA GCGACTCATCCTGGTGGACACCCCCGAGCTGTGGGACGAGGACGGGGTGGAACATCTGGAGCTGGTCAAGGACTGCCTGGCTTTGTCCTTGCCTGGACCCCACGTCTTCCTGCTGGTGCTGCAGGTGGAGCGCTTCACCCAGGGCGAGTGCCAGATGCTCGGGCACCTgcagaggatcttcgggcgagACCTGGCGGAGCACGCCGTGGTCCTCCTCGTTCGCCTGGACGGCGACCGGCGCAGGCCTCAGGCCATCAACGACCACGTGGCCGGAGCCCACGCCGCCCTGCGGGATCTCATCCGCAAGTGCGGCAGCCGCTTCTACGAGCTGAACCTTTCGCAGTCCCAGAATGCCGTGAGCTACCCTCAGGTGAGGGACCTGCTCTCAGGGATGGACAAGCTGGTGGCCTCGCACGGAGGACGCTCCTACACGAGCCGGAG ATGCACAACACACGGACTCAACTGCATGAAGACAAGATTGTTTGTCTGA